CGATAGAGCCTGCGGCCATCAAGAATGATGTCTGCCCCCGAGGGCATGGTTTCGATGGTCACCTCAATCCCCTTAGCTGGTTTGGCCCACTCTTTTATCTTGTCCATAGCGGCGTCAGACCTGTCGGTACTGGCAGGATTTCGCGATTCCTGTGAAAACCAAGAACTGACACTCTTGACCAGGCCTCTGGCAAAGGGCTTGGTGTAGGTGAGATACCCTGCGATAAGAGTGATTGTCGCCATCACCCCAATTAATTGCCAATTGATCTGTTTCGGAGGTGGCCCTTGAACAATGTTAATGTGACTGTAGAGGTGTTCATCGCGGTGTTTTTGCTGTGGAGGGTTTAGGTGGGTTGGAGGGACATCTGTTTGCCTGAGAGTAAAATCCTCCACCTTGCCCGTCATTATGGGACTCGGAGCGGGTTGGTTCTGAGCGGTGACCTTTCCGGTCGCATCTGCGTATTCGGCCATCAGGTTACTGTTCTCAATAATCTCGTCAGCAAAGGAAATCTGGATGGAGTCGCGAAACTTGCTGGGCAAGTACTCCGGGAAGTTCCGGTTAAAAAATAGGCGTAGCTCTGCTTCGGCCTCCTCGGCGCTGGAGTATCGGTCTTCTGGATTGTTGGCGAGCATTTTGTCTAATATGGGTTGAAGCTGTTCAGTCATGGGGACAAAAGGCGGAAGGGGTTTGGGCGGTTTGGTTCCCAAGAGGTAAGAGCGAATGATGGAGAAGTCATCTTTGTCGTAGTATCGCTGTCCGCTGAGCATTTCCCAAAGGATGATGCCCACTGAGTATATATCTGAGCGTCCGTCGACAGTGAGATCCTGGGCTCGTTCGGGAGAGATGTACTTCACCTTGCCGATGATAGAGTCTGACTGGGATGTGGTTGTCTCTTGTCCAACGACCTTGGCCACACCAAAATCGATGATTTTTAATTCACCTTCGAAGCTGACCAGTACATTTTGTGGACAAATGTCGCAATGAAGAACTGGGCTGGGCATTTTAGTAATGGGATCTACAAAGCGTTGGGCATAGGAGAGGCCGGACATGACGGAAATGGCAATATGGACGGCATCGGCGACACCAAGATCCATAAGACCTTCTAGGTGACGTTCAAAAACCTGCTTGAGAGTGATGCCGGGGATGTATTCCATGACCAGGTAGAGGGTTCCCTCGTGTTCACCCACTTCGTAGATCGAAGCAATATTGGAATGATTCAGCTTAATGGTAACCTCGGCTTCCCGACGGAAGAGCTTAGATCTCTTTTGATTGAGGTCGTACTCTTTGAGGAGCTTTTTGATGGCGACAAACTTGCCTATTCCACCGGCCCCGGGATTGCGGGCCAGATACACCTCACCCATGCCACCCTTGCCGATGGATTCGAGCAGGTAATATTTGTCGATGCGTTGGTCCTTCAACGGCCCTCCCAGCCTACAAAAACGCCCACTAATACATCGGTCTCTTTGCCTCTTGCGTTGACCTTCAAGGACTTAGGATTGAAAGTTCTGGACGGTCTAGGTGCCAGGTTCCGAAAATGCGTCTGGGTGCACCAACCTGAAGGATTTTTTCCTTCAGGTTGGTGCACCCAGACGCATTTTCGGAACCTGGCACCTAGACTGAACCCGGACCTCTGCCTAGATTACTTGCTCGGAATTGTCCGAAAGTACACATCAAAGATCTTGATCCGGCTGCCGTTACTCATATCCATGAGTGATCTTTGTCTTGAGGAATTCTTGAATTCGTCTTTTTCGTCAATGTTGGCATAGTTGAGATCAATGGACTCTACACCGACGTCGCCTAGGCGATGGAGTTTGTTGGCTGAGGGCGACCAGAATTGGAGTTCGCCAAAGCGGCTGTCGGCCCGATCGATGCGGTTGTCTCCATTGGCGTCAAAGGTGCGCAGGGCTTCAAAGCCGTTGCTGTAGGTCTTGCCACCAGTAAATTTGGTGTTGTCACCAAACATTTCGTGGACGTCTTCAATGACGCCATTGTTGTTCCTGTCGTGGACGAGAAACACCACCGAGTCCTGGGTGGGCCAGGAGATGCGATCAACCTTGCCGTCGCCGTTGATATCAAATTTGGTACCCGCGGTGGGAGGCGACAGGGTGATTGGGCCACCGTCGAGATTAGCCATCAAGGGCGAATGCCTCCGGTCGCAATTTTCCTTTTCTTCCGGGTCGATCTCACGATTTCCCGAGTAGATCAGCTCCGTGGTTCCAGTCCTCAAGTGAGCTGTCATGTTGTCATCAACACTGAGGCGGATGGCGTTTTTCAAAGAGCCAATGTTTCCCTTCTCCGCATCGGTGATATCGCTCAAATCGGGAGCGAGGCTGCTGCCTGGGACCTCGTTGGCGCGGAATTGAATGGCGTAGTCACCAGGTTTGCCAAGCATCTGGGCGATATTTCTTAAGTTGAAGGTCATCTCCTTGGTGTTAACGACTTGACTCCATATGTTCTTGCGGAAGACCTCTCCGTCAAGGTGAGTCGCCAGAGTTAGGCGATCATTGTGGCCCTCTTCATAAACCGTTATTGAGACTCCGTTGCCCTCCTGACGGACCAGATTGGTACCCACGGACTCGGTGATACGATCCGAACAGTCGTATCGAATTTCAATGGTCTTACAGGTGTTGGGATCGGTAGATTCAGTCTTGGTTTCCACATATTCAGGTGGTGGAGTCGGAGTGGGGGTGGTTCCCGGGTTGTCGCACATCTGTTTGGAAAAGAGAGCCTTGTCGGAAAACACATTGCCCTTGAGAGCCTGAAAACGACCACAGGACAAGATTGATAGAACAATTGCTCCAAGTAAACTCAAATTGAAAAGTGAAATGGACCGGATATAGTCCGCTCGCTGCAACCCCAGCATTTTGTCCTCCTTGACAAACCCTATGCGCGAACACGACCCATCCTGTCTATTTGCAATTCTGGTGCGGGCTAACTCAAATCTGTTGGGGAATGAGACATGGTGGCGGCTCAGTTTTTGGGCACTGTCTAGGATTAAAACACTTGGCCCAAAGGCTTAGAAATCCTTTCAGAGGCCAGGGGAGATGCCGATAGAGTAGGGTTAGATCCTGGTTAAGAAGCCAGCAAACCGTCTCAAATTTATAAGATTGAGCCTAGTGGTTGGGGAGAAGATTTTGTCTGTCGAGACCAAGCGCATTTTGATTGTCGATGACAGTGAGATATTTCGTCTTCTGCTCAAAAAGATTTTAAAGAAAAACCCTGAATTTGTAGTCATTGAAGCTGCATCTGGTGAGGAGTGTTTGCATGAAGTGGATGAGTATCGACCGGACATGATTCTTTTGGATTTCATGATGCCGACAATGACAGGGACAGAAGCTCTGCAGAAACTGCGTGGAAGCCACAATGCTATTGATCTGCCCATCATTATGGTGACTTCAAAGACCGAGCCCAAGGATATTGTGAAATGCCTTGAGCTTGGTGCCAATGACTACATCACTAAGCCTGTGAACCCTGAGGTGTTGCTCACGCGCATGAATACCCATTTAAGCCTCGGGAAGTTGTCCCGTGAAATGGCCCGTTTAAACGAGCTGGAAATTATGCAAACACTGGTGACGACTTACAA
This is a stretch of genomic DNA from Pseudobdellovibrionaceae bacterium. It encodes these proteins:
- a CDS encoding response regulator; this translates as MSVETKRILIVDDSEIFRLLLKKILKKNPEFVVIEAASGEECLHEVDEYRPDMILLDFMMPTMTGTEALQKLRGSHNAIDLPIIMVTSKTEPKDIVKCLELGANDYITKPVNPEVLLTRMNTHLSLGKLSREMARLNELEIMQTLVTTYNHEVNNPLAIATSCLEFVKAQHSSEDLDKLEESLWRISEIVKKIEKATLGGQVQYEDYSENSKTLKVK
- a CDS encoding serine/threonine protein kinase, giving the protein MKDQRIDKYYLLESIGKGGMGEVYLARNPGAGGIGKFVAIKKLLKEYDLNQKRSKLFRREAEVTIKLNHSNIASIYEVGEHEGTLYLVMEYIPGITLKQVFERHLEGLMDLGVADAVHIAISVMSGLSYAQRFVDPITKMPSPVLHCDICPQNVLVSFEGELKIIDFGVAKVVGQETTTSQSDSIIGKVKYISPERAQDLTVDGRSDIYSVGIILWEMLSGQRYYDKDDFSIIRSYLLGTKPPKPLPPFVPMTEQLQPILDKMLANNPEDRYSSAEEAEAELRLFFNRNFPEYLPSKFRDSIQISFADEIIENSNLMAEYADATGKVTAQNQPAPSPIMTGKVEDFTLRQTDVPPTHLNPPQQKHRDEHLYSHINIVQGPPPKQINWQLIGVMATITLIAGYLTYTKPFARGLVKSVSSWFSQESRNPASTDRSDAAMDKIKEWAKPAKGIEVTIETMPSGADIILDGRRLYRQTPATISISPDRSYRLQLTKPGYNQHLELFSSKGGSHHVLLRPSGKTHR